The nucleotide sequence CGAGTCTTCTTGCCGTTGGAGTCCAGTAGGGTGAACTGCCGCTCGGGAAACAGAATGGCCAGGGGAATCCCCGGCATACCGCCGCCACTGCCGACATCCAGCCAGTTATCCCCAGCCTCGACGACGAAAGGCACCACGGACAAGCTGTCGAGCAGATGCCGTGAAACCATTTCATTCGGGTCCCGCACAGCGGTGAGGTTGTAGGCCTTGTTCCACTTGATCAGCAGAGCCAGATAAGCCAGCAACTGTTCGTGCTGCTGTGGGCTGAGTTCAACACCCAGCTCAACAGCGCCCAGGCTCAGTTCTTCGGCATGACGTGCGGTGACCGAG is from Pseudomonas sp. TMP9 and encodes:
- the rsmG gene encoding 16S rRNA (guanine(527)-N(7))-methyltransferase RsmG; protein product: MSSVTARHAEELSLGAVELGVELSPQQHEQLLAYLALLIKWNKAYNLTAVRDPNEMVSRHLLDSLSVVPFVVEAGDNWLDVGSGGGMPGIPLAILFPERQFTLLDSNGKKTRFLTQVKLELKLANLNVIHSRVEEFTPAEPFSGICSRAFSSLEDFSNWTRHLGDMHTAWLAMKGVHPNDELQALPADFHLSATHVLKVPGCQGQRHLLILRRSV